The following are from one region of the Salvelinus alpinus chromosome 16, SLU_Salpinus.1, whole genome shotgun sequence genome:
- the LOC139540723 gene encoding TGF-beta-activated kinase 1 and MAP3K7-binding protein 3-like isoform X1, whose amino-acid sequence MAQGGPQLDYHILQDLKQRFPEIPEGVVSQCLLQNNNNLDICCHLLAQESNRYLYGEYQSPEEVRLSRNHMLHIQLGGYPPSEAGKANGGGRSLVHSSSDGHIEPQRVGFTEPLSAPATIAPSLGYNPFFMNDHGGRTASTPTPPPVQGMSPTYSPVPRYTMNPITVTLSQNLPNAPQALQIPVGHYGNSGGNALYIRPSPSQSPQPSPWPSSGQPVYQPSSYTTPTYQSPYSSPQHQPQQQVQPQQQVQPQQQVQPQQQVQPQQQPQHQQTHVFLPISPPTLASMPYHHHQQQQQQQQPIYRPYLPKSSLKNQIEITLEGPRTRSNSPVHCPPGQTLYMATSPSPSSPQRGLSLSGGSSAAFHPGVYLHQCPVRPRPTSSPQPGSQAGYTFKIKVSPGQAQQQRPLSGSPPVASPPESLLNMVDQGEHHALAPAPILPISALPGNIVSHIANRMPRRSSSGSDDYAYTQALLLHQRARMERLLKELLMERQKLEQLKADVNDMEYDALQRRFRRVNSSSLIPRPEEMTRLRSLNRQLQIDVDCTLKETDLLQSIGKFDPQAENNFYKNIQTGPVVPPKPGRKGEKEGERKPKPAVAGPQRDEDFEGAQWSCEECTFLNHPALNRCEQCEMPRYT is encoded by the exons ATGGCGCAGGGAGGCCCTCAGTTAGACTATCACATCCTGCAGGACCTCAAGCAGCGCTTCCCCGAGATCCCAGAGGGAGTAGTGTCCCAGTGCCTTCTGCAG AACAACAATAACCTGGATATATGCTGCCACCTGCTAGCTCAGGAGAGTAACAGATACCTCTATGGGGAGTACCAAAGTCCGGAAGAGGTCCGCCTGAGCCGGAACCACATGCTGCACATCCAGCTAGGGGGCTACCCCCCCTCGGAGGCGGGCAAGGCCAACGGAGGCGGGCGCTCCCTGGTGCACAGCTCCAGTGACGGTCACATCGAGCCCCAGCGCGTCGGCTTCACGGAGCCCCTCTCGGCCCCTGCCACCATAGCCCCCTCGCTGGGGTACAACCCCTTCTTCATGAATGACCACGGGGGCCGCACGGCCAGCACCCCCACTCCGCCTCCCGTGCAGGGTATGTCCCCTACCTACTCGCCCGTTCCTCGCTACACCATGAACCCTATCACTGTCACTCTGTCACAGAACCTGCCCAACGCCCCCCAGGCCCTGCAGATCCCCGTCGGTCACTATGGCAACAGTGGTGGTAATGCCCTCTACATCCGGCCCTCCCCCTCTCAGAGCCCCCAGCCCTCCCCCTGGCCCTCGTCCGGGCAGCCTGTGTATCAGCCCTCGTCCTACACCACTCCCACCTACCAGTCCCCCTATAGCTCGCCCCAGCACCAACCCCAACAGCAGGTGCAGCCCCAACAGCAGGTGCAGCCCCAACAGCAGGTGCAGCCCCAACAGCAGGTGCAGCCCCAACAGCAACCCCAGCACCAGCAGACCCATGTCTTCCTGCCCATCAGCCCTCCCACCCTGGCCAGCAtgccctaccaccaccaccagcagcaacaacagcagcagcagcccaTCTACCGGCCGTACCTGCCCAAGAGCTCCCTGAAGAACCAGATTGAGATCACCCTGGAGGGCCCGCGGACCCGCAGCAACTCCCCCGTGCACTGCCCCCCGGGACAGACTCTCTACATGGCTACCAGCCCCTCGCCCAGCTCACCCCAGCGGGGCCTCAGCCTGAGCGGGGGGAGCTCTGCTGCCTTCCACCCCGGGGTCTACCTGCACCAGTGCCCCGTGCGGCCCCGGCCCACCTCCTCAccccagccaggcagccaggcgGGCTACACCTTTAAGATCAAAGTGTCCCCAGGCCAGGCCCAGCAGCAGAGGCCCCTCTCAGGGTCCCCTCCAGTGGCCTCCCCTCCTGAATCTCTGCTCAACATGGTGGACCAGGGGGAGCATCACGCGCTGGCCCCGGCACCCATCCTGCCCATCTCAGCCCTGCCCGGTAACATCGTCAGCCACATCGCCAATCGCATGCCGCGCCGCTCCAGCTCGGGCTCCGACGACTACGCTTACACCCAGG CTCTCCTGCTGCACCAGAGGGCCCGGATGGAGCgtctgctgaaggagctgctgaTGGAGAGGCAGAAGCTGGAGCAGCTGAAGGCAGACGTCAACGACATGGAGTACGACGCCCTCCAGAGACGCTTCAGGCGAGTCAACAGCAGCAGCCTCATCCCCCGG CCTGAAGAGATGACCCGATTGCGCAGTCTGAACAGACAGCTTCAGATTGATGTCGACTGCACCCTGAAGGAGACGGATCTGCTGCAGTctatag GGAAGTTCGATCCGCAAGCCGAGAACAACTTTTATAAGAACATTCAGACCGGCCCGGTGGTACCGCCCAAGCCAGGAAGAAAAGGTGAGAAAG AGGGGGAGCGGAAACCCAAGCCTGCTGTCGCGGGGCCCCAGAGGGACGAGGACTTTGAGGGAGCCCAGTGGAGCTGTGAAGAATGCACCTTCCTCAACCACCCTGCACTCAACCGCTGTGAACAGTGTGAGATGCCGCGCTACACCTGA
- the LOC139540723 gene encoding TGF-beta-activated kinase 1 and MAP3K7-binding protein 3-like isoform X3: MTRVSKLMNNNNLDICCHLLAQESNRYLYGEYQSPEEVRLSRNHMLHIQLGGYPPSEAGKANGGGRSLVHSSSDGHIEPQRVGFTEPLSAPATIAPSLGYNPFFMNDHGGRTASTPTPPPVQGMSPTYSPVPRYTMNPITVTLSQNLPNAPQALQIPVGHYGNSGGNALYIRPSPSQSPQPSPWPSSGQPVYQPSSYTTPTYQSPYSSPQHQPQQQVQPQQQVQPQQQVQPQQQVQPQQQPQHQQTHVFLPISPPTLASMPYHHHQQQQQQQQPIYRPYLPKSSLKNQIEITLEGPRTRSNSPVHCPPGQTLYMATSPSPSSPQRGLSLSGGSSAAFHPGVYLHQCPVRPRPTSSPQPGSQAGYTFKIKVSPGQAQQQRPLSGSPPVASPPESLLNMVDQGEHHALAPAPILPISALPGNIVSHIANRMPRRSSSGSDDYAYTQALLLHQRARMERLLKELLMERQKLEQLKADVNDMEYDALQRRFRRVNSSSLIPRPEEMTRLRSLNRQLQIDVDCTLKETDLLQSIGKFDPQAENNFYKNIQTGPVVPPKPGRKGEKEGERKPKPAVAGPQRDEDFEGAQWSCEECTFLNHPALNRCEQCEMPRYT; encoded by the exons ATGACAAGAGTGAGTAAGCTCATG AACAACAATAACCTGGATATATGCTGCCACCTGCTAGCTCAGGAGAGTAACAGATACCTCTATGGGGAGTACCAAAGTCCGGAAGAGGTCCGCCTGAGCCGGAACCACATGCTGCACATCCAGCTAGGGGGCTACCCCCCCTCGGAGGCGGGCAAGGCCAACGGAGGCGGGCGCTCCCTGGTGCACAGCTCCAGTGACGGTCACATCGAGCCCCAGCGCGTCGGCTTCACGGAGCCCCTCTCGGCCCCTGCCACCATAGCCCCCTCGCTGGGGTACAACCCCTTCTTCATGAATGACCACGGGGGCCGCACGGCCAGCACCCCCACTCCGCCTCCCGTGCAGGGTATGTCCCCTACCTACTCGCCCGTTCCTCGCTACACCATGAACCCTATCACTGTCACTCTGTCACAGAACCTGCCCAACGCCCCCCAGGCCCTGCAGATCCCCGTCGGTCACTATGGCAACAGTGGTGGTAATGCCCTCTACATCCGGCCCTCCCCCTCTCAGAGCCCCCAGCCCTCCCCCTGGCCCTCGTCCGGGCAGCCTGTGTATCAGCCCTCGTCCTACACCACTCCCACCTACCAGTCCCCCTATAGCTCGCCCCAGCACCAACCCCAACAGCAGGTGCAGCCCCAACAGCAGGTGCAGCCCCAACAGCAGGTGCAGCCCCAACAGCAGGTGCAGCCCCAACAGCAACCCCAGCACCAGCAGACCCATGTCTTCCTGCCCATCAGCCCTCCCACCCTGGCCAGCAtgccctaccaccaccaccagcagcaacaacagcagcagcagcccaTCTACCGGCCGTACCTGCCCAAGAGCTCCCTGAAGAACCAGATTGAGATCACCCTGGAGGGCCCGCGGACCCGCAGCAACTCCCCCGTGCACTGCCCCCCGGGACAGACTCTCTACATGGCTACCAGCCCCTCGCCCAGCTCACCCCAGCGGGGCCTCAGCCTGAGCGGGGGGAGCTCTGCTGCCTTCCACCCCGGGGTCTACCTGCACCAGTGCCCCGTGCGGCCCCGGCCCACCTCCTCAccccagccaggcagccaggcgGGCTACACCTTTAAGATCAAAGTGTCCCCAGGCCAGGCCCAGCAGCAGAGGCCCCTCTCAGGGTCCCCTCCAGTGGCCTCCCCTCCTGAATCTCTGCTCAACATGGTGGACCAGGGGGAGCATCACGCGCTGGCCCCGGCACCCATCCTGCCCATCTCAGCCCTGCCCGGTAACATCGTCAGCCACATCGCCAATCGCATGCCGCGCCGCTCCAGCTCGGGCTCCGACGACTACGCTTACACCCAGG CTCTCCTGCTGCACCAGAGGGCCCGGATGGAGCgtctgctgaaggagctgctgaTGGAGAGGCAGAAGCTGGAGCAGCTGAAGGCAGACGTCAACGACATGGAGTACGACGCCCTCCAGAGACGCTTCAGGCGAGTCAACAGCAGCAGCCTCATCCCCCGG CCTGAAGAGATGACCCGATTGCGCAGTCTGAACAGACAGCTTCAGATTGATGTCGACTGCACCCTGAAGGAGACGGATCTGCTGCAGTctatag GGAAGTTCGATCCGCAAGCCGAGAACAACTTTTATAAGAACATTCAGACCGGCCCGGTGGTACCGCCCAAGCCAGGAAGAAAAGGTGAGAAAG AGGGGGAGCGGAAACCCAAGCCTGCTGTCGCGGGGCCCCAGAGGGACGAGGACTTTGAGGGAGCCCAGTGGAGCTGTGAAGAATGCACCTTCCTCAACCACCCTGCACTCAACCGCTGTGAACAGTGTGAGATGCCGCGCTACACCTGA
- the LOC139540723 gene encoding TGF-beta-activated kinase 1 and MAP3K7-binding protein 3-like isoform X2, with protein sequence MAQGGPQLDYHILQDLKQRFPEIPEGVVSQCLLQNNNNLDICCHLLAQESNRYLYGEYQSPEEVRLSRNHMLHIQLGGYPPSEAGKANGGGRSLVHSSSDGHIEPQRVGFTEPLSAPATIAPSLGYNPFFMNDHGGRTASTPTPPPVQGMSPTYSPVPRYTMNPITVTLSQNLPNAPQALQIPVGHYGNSGGNALYIRPSPSQSPQPSPWPSSGQPVYQPSSYTTPTYQSPYSSPQHQPQQQVQPQQQVQPQQQVQPQQQVQPQQQPQHQQTHVFLPISPPTLASMPYHHHQQQQQQQQPIYRPYLPKSSLKNQIEITLEGPRTRSNSPVHCPPGQTLYMATSPSPSSPQRGLSLSGGSSAAFHPGVYLHQCPVRPRPTSSPQPGSQAGYTFKIKVSPGQAQQQRPLSGSPPVASPPESLLNMVDQGEHHALAPAPILPISALPGNIVSHIANRMPRRSSSGSDDYAYTQALLLHQRARMERLLKELLMERQKLEQLKADVNDMEYDALQRRFRRVNSSSLIPRPEEMTRLRSLNRQLQIDVDCTLKETDLLQSIGKFDPQAENNFYKNIQTGPVVPPKPGRKEGERKPKPAVAGPQRDEDFEGAQWSCEECTFLNHPALNRCEQCEMPRYT encoded by the exons ATGGCGCAGGGAGGCCCTCAGTTAGACTATCACATCCTGCAGGACCTCAAGCAGCGCTTCCCCGAGATCCCAGAGGGAGTAGTGTCCCAGTGCCTTCTGCAG AACAACAATAACCTGGATATATGCTGCCACCTGCTAGCTCAGGAGAGTAACAGATACCTCTATGGGGAGTACCAAAGTCCGGAAGAGGTCCGCCTGAGCCGGAACCACATGCTGCACATCCAGCTAGGGGGCTACCCCCCCTCGGAGGCGGGCAAGGCCAACGGAGGCGGGCGCTCCCTGGTGCACAGCTCCAGTGACGGTCACATCGAGCCCCAGCGCGTCGGCTTCACGGAGCCCCTCTCGGCCCCTGCCACCATAGCCCCCTCGCTGGGGTACAACCCCTTCTTCATGAATGACCACGGGGGCCGCACGGCCAGCACCCCCACTCCGCCTCCCGTGCAGGGTATGTCCCCTACCTACTCGCCCGTTCCTCGCTACACCATGAACCCTATCACTGTCACTCTGTCACAGAACCTGCCCAACGCCCCCCAGGCCCTGCAGATCCCCGTCGGTCACTATGGCAACAGTGGTGGTAATGCCCTCTACATCCGGCCCTCCCCCTCTCAGAGCCCCCAGCCCTCCCCCTGGCCCTCGTCCGGGCAGCCTGTGTATCAGCCCTCGTCCTACACCACTCCCACCTACCAGTCCCCCTATAGCTCGCCCCAGCACCAACCCCAACAGCAGGTGCAGCCCCAACAGCAGGTGCAGCCCCAACAGCAGGTGCAGCCCCAACAGCAGGTGCAGCCCCAACAGCAACCCCAGCACCAGCAGACCCATGTCTTCCTGCCCATCAGCCCTCCCACCCTGGCCAGCAtgccctaccaccaccaccagcagcaacaacagcagcagcagcccaTCTACCGGCCGTACCTGCCCAAGAGCTCCCTGAAGAACCAGATTGAGATCACCCTGGAGGGCCCGCGGACCCGCAGCAACTCCCCCGTGCACTGCCCCCCGGGACAGACTCTCTACATGGCTACCAGCCCCTCGCCCAGCTCACCCCAGCGGGGCCTCAGCCTGAGCGGGGGGAGCTCTGCTGCCTTCCACCCCGGGGTCTACCTGCACCAGTGCCCCGTGCGGCCCCGGCCCACCTCCTCAccccagccaggcagccaggcgGGCTACACCTTTAAGATCAAAGTGTCCCCAGGCCAGGCCCAGCAGCAGAGGCCCCTCTCAGGGTCCCCTCCAGTGGCCTCCCCTCCTGAATCTCTGCTCAACATGGTGGACCAGGGGGAGCATCACGCGCTGGCCCCGGCACCCATCCTGCCCATCTCAGCCCTGCCCGGTAACATCGTCAGCCACATCGCCAATCGCATGCCGCGCCGCTCCAGCTCGGGCTCCGACGACTACGCTTACACCCAGG CTCTCCTGCTGCACCAGAGGGCCCGGATGGAGCgtctgctgaaggagctgctgaTGGAGAGGCAGAAGCTGGAGCAGCTGAAGGCAGACGTCAACGACATGGAGTACGACGCCCTCCAGAGACGCTTCAGGCGAGTCAACAGCAGCAGCCTCATCCCCCGG CCTGAAGAGATGACCCGATTGCGCAGTCTGAACAGACAGCTTCAGATTGATGTCGACTGCACCCTGAAGGAGACGGATCTGCTGCAGTctatag GGAAGTTCGATCCGCAAGCCGAGAACAACTTTTATAAGAACATTCAGACCGGCCCGGTGGTACCGCCCAAGCCAGGAAGAAAAG AGGGGGAGCGGAAACCCAAGCCTGCTGTCGCGGGGCCCCAGAGGGACGAGGACTTTGAGGGAGCCCAGTGGAGCTGTGAAGAATGCACCTTCCTCAACCACCCTGCACTCAACCGCTGTGAACAGTGTGAGATGCCGCGCTACACCTGA